Within the Leptospira licerasiae serovar Varillal str. VAR 010 genome, the region ACCAATGACCGGCATCCGAAATCACCTTGTGAGGAAATCCTAAATGTAGCCTATGTAACGAAAATTGATCGTCGTTATCCGGAGTGACTATCGCAAGTTTTGGGCCCACATATCTTTTTAAAGAATGGTTTGGATCATAATCCAATAACTCGGAGGTGACCTTGATCACCATATCTTTCGGAGTTCTCGTTAATTCTCCCATAATTCTTTCTTTCACTTCGGGTTTGGAATTTGCCAATAATTGTTCCCAATAGGATTCTGCGGTTTGCACATACGAATCCGAATGTAATGCATTCTTGATTTGTGTACGAACCGATTCAGGTATTTTTTTTGGGTCACCGTTAGAATCCACGAGTACAAGCCCGGCGACTCTACTAGGATTTTCTCCTGCGTATTGTAGCGCTACACTTCCTCCCATGCTATGACCGACGAGAACGAATCTTTGTAGTCCCAAAAGATTTACTACTGTCGCAAGGTCCTGCGCCATGGAAGAAATCCTATAATCTCCATCTTTAGGAAATTCGGAATCCCCATGACCTCTGAGTTCTATCCTGACCACTCTTCTGTTCGGAACAAGGGATTCCTTGATCTCTTCCCAATGAGAGACATTCCCGCCAAAAGAATGGATAAACACCACCGGCATTCCGCCGAATCCCTCGTCTTTATAGGAGATTTTCCCAGTAGGACCATGGACGGAAGTTTTGATAATTTCACCTTTACAAAGAACAATGCCAAAAACGGAAGTTGCTAGAGTAATCATAAAAACAAGTATACTAGAATATACATGACAAGTTCTGTCATATTTAGAGATTTATACTAAATTTATGAGAGCTGATAGGCTTCTAAATATTCTTCTCCACCTACAAGCCAAAGGAAGGACAACCGCAAAGGAGCTTTCCAAAAAATTAGAAATTTCGGAACGAACAGTTCATAGAGACATGGAAGCTCTCTCTTCTGCCGGAATTCCAATCTATGCAGAACGAGGGATCGGCGGAGGTTGGAGTTTAAGCGAGGGTTATAGGACAAACCTTACCGGCTTTAAAAAAGAAGAAGTGATCTCTTTATTATTAGTACATTCTTCTCGAGTCTTGGAGGATTTGGGAAAGAAGAAAGATTTTGATTCTGCTTTCGTAAAACTTATGGCGTCCCTACCTCCCGCGTATAGAAAAGATGCGGAAACTGCAAGACAAAGGATCCATATAGACGGTCTTGGCTGGGGTCGCGCAATCAGGGAACTTCCACTTCTTCCAATATTGCAAGATGCGGTTTGGGAAGAAAAAAAAGTAAAGATCATCTATGAGAAAGAAGGCGGAAAGCCTGAACCTCGAATAATAGAACCTTACGGTCTTGTCGCAAAGGACACGATATGGTATGTTGTTGCCAGACGTGGAAAAGAAATGAGGGTCTATCGGATCTCTCGTATCAAAGAGGCATCGATAACAACGGAGAGATTTGAAAGACCTAAAAAATTCGATCTGAGCAAATATTGGGAAGAATGGATCAAAGAATTCAAGTCTCGAGTTCCCAAATACCTGATCAAAGTAAAGGTCACGGATGCCACCGCGGAACATATCAAAAGTATTCCCTATATGAAATGTCTGAGCCAAAAACCGATGGAAAAAGGTTTTACGGAAATGGTTATCGATATGGAAACCAAAGAATGGGCGTTAGGCAGTATGCTACAGTATTGCGACTCCGTTTTTGTTTTAGAACCTTTGGAATTGCAGGAAGCAATTCGACATAAGGCCAAAGAAATCCTAAAAATTTACGAATAAAAACTTCTTATAGATCGAATTTTTAGAGAGCCGGAAGAAGATTGATTTTCCGGGCAGATCAGGGACAATTTTCTAAATAGAATTTTCATGTCTTCATCTCTTAAAAACTACTGGATACGAAACCTCCACTTTCTGGAAAACCAGGAAGATGCGATACTCATCTCAGACAATAAGGGAAAACTTTTGGATTCCAATGTTCAGGCGAAAGAGCTTGGACTCGTGCCCGAAAAGAATGATATAAAACATTCCGCTTGGTATGCAGAACTTTCAAAAGCAGATTCGAAAGATCATTTTCATCTGACCTTGCATCTTTCTTCCGGTAAAAAAAGATTTATATGCAGGACTATTCCTATCCTGATAGATGAGAAAGAGCCCGCAAAGGCCTTCTATTTTAGGGATATCACTGAAAAAACTTTTACGGAAGCGAAGGCAAAAAGATTCGAGTCCCTCTTTAGAAGAAGAGAAAGTAGAATCAAAGAATTAGAAATTCGTGATAAACTTACGGGCCTTTTCAATCGAGAATATACGATCGAATCCTTCCAAGCGGAACTTTATAGAGCTGAAAGGAGTGGCTCCTCCATAGGAGTGGTCTATTTACATATCGATGGATTGAAAGAGATCAACGAAACATTCGGTAACAGCGGAGGGGACCTTCTTCTGAAAGAAATGGGCCGGATAATTTTAGAAAATTCCAGAAAGAGCGATATCTCTTCCAGGATTGGAGGAGAAAAATTCTTACTTCTTCTTCCTGGAGCACACAAGAATATAGTTTTGGAAAGAGCGGAGAAGATCAAAAGATTATTTTCAGAATCTTGCTCCAACGGTTCTTGGGGAGAAATAAACATCACCGTGTCCTTAGGAGTAGCAATGTATCCTGAAGACGGTTCCACATATGATGTTCTTTTACAAAAAGTCCAGGCAGGAAATTAAATGACACACGTAGAAAAGTTCGAAGGTGAAAGGGCGCAGGTTTATGAGAGAAGGATCGGTAAAATGATCCCGTTCTATTCAGGGATCATGGAATTGGTAGCGATCTATCTTTTAGAAAACACTCCTGAAAAGGGAAAAATATTATCCGTTGGTTGCGGAACTGGAGCAGACTTTTCTAAATTGTTAAAAATTTTCCCGGATCGGTTTTCAATTACCGGTTTGGACCCTTCTCCCGAAATGATCGAGCAGGCTCGGAAAAAATTTCCTCAACTAAAGTTCATCTGTGGAACTGTAGGAGAACTTCCACCTGCAGAAGAATATGATTCGGCCACCCTGTTATTCGTTTTACATTTTCTCCCGGATACCGGGGACAAACTTTCTCTCTTGAAAGAGATCTGCTCTAGATTAAAAAAGGGAGGAAGCCTAATTTTATTCGATCTATTCGATCCGCAAACAGAAGGATCTGAAACTTTATTTAAAAATATAAAATCCTACTTAATCAACTTCCAAGGTT harbors:
- a CDS encoding GGDEF domain-containing protein, with protein sequence MSSSLKNYWIRNLHFLENQEDAILISDNKGKLLDSNVQAKELGLVPEKNDIKHSAWYAELSKADSKDHFHLTLHLSSGKKRFICRTIPILIDEKEPAKAFYFRDITEKTFTEAKAKRFESLFRRRESRIKELEIRDKLTGLFNREYTIESFQAELYRAERSGSSIGVVYLHIDGLKEINETFGNSGGDLLLKEMGRIILENSRKSDISSRIGGEKFLLLLPGAHKNIVLERAEKIKRLFSESCSNGSWGEINITVSLGVAMYPEDGSTYDVLLQKVQAGN
- a CDS encoding alpha/beta fold hydrolase, translating into MITLATSVFGIVLCKGEIIKTSVHGPTGKISYKDEGFGGMPVVFIHSFGGNVSHWEEIKESLVPNRRVVRIELRGHGDSEFPKDGDYRISSMAQDLATVVNLLGLQRFVLVGHSMGGSVALQYAGENPSRVAGLVLVDSNGDPKKIPESVRTQIKNALHSDSYVQTAESYWEQLLANSKPEVKERIMGELTRTPKDMVIKVTSELLDYDPNHSLKRYVGPKLAIVTPDNDDQFSLHRLHLGFPHKVISDAGHWLQMDQPEEFRNILETFLQKF
- a CDS encoding class I SAM-dependent methyltransferase; protein product: MTHVEKFEGERAQVYERRIGKMIPFYSGIMELVAIYLLENTPEKGKILSVGCGTGADFSKLLKIFPDRFSITGLDPSPEMIEQARKKFPQLKFICGTVGELPPAEEYDSATLLFVLHFLPDTGDKLSLLKEICSRLKKGGSLILFDLFDPQTEGSETLFKNIKSYLINFQGWEEEAVGIYLKRVFELHRIGSARYTELFQEAGFSEYSQKFRSLHVGGWIATK
- a CDS encoding helix-turn-helix transcriptional regulator; this encodes MRADRLLNILLHLQAKGRTTAKELSKKLEISERTVHRDMEALSSAGIPIYAERGIGGGWSLSEGYRTNLTGFKKEEVISLLLVHSSRVLEDLGKKKDFDSAFVKLMASLPPAYRKDAETARQRIHIDGLGWGRAIRELPLLPILQDAVWEEKKVKIIYEKEGGKPEPRIIEPYGLVAKDTIWYVVARRGKEMRVYRISRIKEASITTERFERPKKFDLSKYWEEWIKEFKSRVPKYLIKVKVTDATAEHIKSIPYMKCLSQKPMEKGFTEMVIDMETKEWALGSMLQYCDSVFVLEPLELQEAIRHKAKEILKIYE